The Nicotiana tomentosiformis chromosome 2, ASM39032v3, whole genome shotgun sequence genome includes the window gacaatgccgcgcgcgcagaccttatgccaagcaccagcgccccgccgctggcagatccaaatagtgccgcgcgcgcccacagcaatgcgcgcgcagaccctgatactcaagacaaagttgctgccatcggacttgcttccatagaagactaagtcctttttcattgtaattatagagtagttttacttcattcatttttagtgtgcttctacagctctcttaggtcaactcatgtaactttggtttattttttttaagcattattaagggggaccaaagcattcaaacattcaagcattcaaacaattctctgtactggtgtctctcccccccgacacccccccgacaccgcattgcatcttgtaatagctttcatcatcatcaatacaatcatcagctttcatcatcagttgctcattttccgctgctcaattactcacgacattggttttcccgtacggcactgacaatctagtctagcgtacggcgaggacctcaattggcgcatagcaaccgcactgacatcggttgcttagccttacgtcgcccttccaaggaacttcaggaaggcgccgcgtaacagtactCGTGCTCTTGAACAGTAGTTATGTTCTTATAATCAATTTCAACTCAAATAAACAGCTAAGATTCTATTGTGAGATAAATATGTGACAGTTTAGTTAATAGAATCGTTTACTATATATGTAACATAGGCAAAAACATAATGTCATAACTTCTCCAATTTCATATAACTTCATCATATCTATTTTCACCTCTAGGTGTGTACATTATTGACAACCTAAGCATGTCACTGACGAATTTGCTAGAAGTTTACACAAGTTGGATATCAATGGTATTGCCAATACTAACTCATCTAAAAGTTTAAGCAATTAGCGACAATACACTTTTAATTACTTAATTACATATCACTAAAGCCAATTATGTAAACTAGCAGTTCAAAATTACACCGTTATTGAGGACCTGATGCTTCTTTAGGTTCACATATAAAAACAAAACGCTCATTACTGAATAATTGAAAACTCAACCACACACGTATCTTCAATTGTTCGCTACAAACATTAGAGATGCATTGAGTAACTAGTAAATCTGACAATATTTGAATCCAAATCTGAGAATCTCACTTTCACTCCAATAAAGCTTATCCCAATgtaacaaaataataaagtatttGTTTTGTTTGGAGAAGCGCCAACTTGACCTTGTAAATAAAATTAACTATAAGGAATAAAAGAGGAAAAATTAATCATAATACGCAGACTCAACGATTTTACCAACTCCCTAAGGTAAGTAATGACTCCATAAAACTTTTGCAACACTATTTAGAAATAAATTTAAATTCTATACACCAGTAGTGTAaaaaatttatattatcatgtcaCATTTATCTATTATAGTAATTAACTACATGCAGTCTTTAGATAACGTAAAAAGAAAGTTACACGAACATTATATTTAAATTAGCAAGACGACGGCAGAGTGCAGCCGTGTTAGAGACAACTACTATCAACAGTTGCACAGCAATCATGTGCACAATTTAGAAGTCTAAGTTGACATATGAGCATATGTAAGCAGGCAAAAGGACATATCCAAGTACTGCTTTTAGGTCCACGTTGAGCTTTGATCACCAATCACTTGCCATAAAAAAGTGAACTTCCCTTGGTGTCGTCGTTGTAGTACTCACGATTTCGACAATAAGCAACGAAACGTAAACATCATTCATAAAGTTGGTTTCTCCCATTTTAGCAATCCCCATCACATTGATGAACTATGTCCTTTATTCAAGTTCATTGTCCCAGCACAAGTAGTATATGTCAAACGTGCTCATTTTCCAGCAGTTGATGACCACCGGCCTTTATCTTGGTAACACCATAGTGACATTCTCCGGTCTCTCTATCTTTATTTAAATTTTGGAACTTTCTTCCCTAATTGCGAAACTATTATCCTATTTTCAAGTGGATGAAATTGGTCGCATGGTCTCGGTTGAAGACGGAATTTTACGTATTTATGAATTAAACGAGATTCAAGTTGGAGAAATGATAAAATTCATCAGTGGTGTTTAAAGAATAGTCCGATTGAACTTAGCTTCTCTATTTACTGGTCCATTCGTGGTGTTTACCAATCATAAATTTGTTAGCCGTTCACACCCGATATATAGTCTTTATAAAATGATTATTCTTAATTTTGATTAGTGCAATTGTCAACAGAAACTATCCGATTATCTACATTGACTTTTCGGTTGCATTGTGTTAATTTCCATTTTCATTGTAAAAATGCAATAAGTTAACCATCTGGAATTATGCATTCATGATATAATCAAGAAGAGAACAAAGTATATTAAGTTTTTAAATTGCTTGTAATATATGGTCAGGAACCATGTTGAAAATGATCACGATCTGACTGTATCCATAAATAAAAATCGTCATTACCTTGAACTATCTAGTAAGTACAATTAAAGGCCAATCATATTATTATGTAAAACGTATTTTTTTTTGAGCATGTCTTATTATTAAATCATCATGACGtggaaaaaaaaattagaattggaATCTATAAATTAAACAACAATAATAGCAAAGACAAGACATTAGACGATAAAAACTAGGCAGGGCATGCATCTAGTGCGAACTACCATTAAGCTAAAAAAAAGTATGGAAAGCTAATCCACCCTAATCGACCAGTAGCAATGGGACAAGGCAGAAATTCTTGCTCCAACATTGTGACAACCCCGAGGACGTCCATGTGATTGCTGCACAGTTATATTCCTTTGCACTCTGATTTTCTTGAAGTAATACTCTACCAATATAACCTAATATTGGTCACGAATTTCTGAATCACATGTCATTTAATTTCTAAAATTTCAATAGTCCATAATCAGTAATGTTAAAAGCAAAATTTCCTAGGCACTGACATAGATAGCGAATTAATTAGTATAATTAGCACTTTAATCAGAGGTGTACCCAAAATTTAAAGGTCGAGGTGTACTTTTGGATTGAACTAAAATCTGCTTTGTATATAGAGTGTCAATTACTAATTTGTTATTATTTTTaaagacatataaatatatatatatatacacaaaaattTGCCGAAATTTACGGATACCGATGACCTCTCTAAATTGCAACCACGGCGTTGAGGAATGAAGCTTTTGCTTAATTGGCAATGCACTTAGACCTTCTTTTGTTCAATTATATCGGGAGATCAGAGAAGAGGAACGGGAATACGGAATAAACACAATGAAAATTAAACCAACACATGTATATTATATTCTGTGATAAATTTCCATCATAAAATTTTTGATGGTAAATACTTAGACCTTTAATGAAAAAATAAACTACTATACTATTAATCCTTGATTATTGAGATTAATAGAGAAAAAAAGTTTGCTCCCTCCAACAGTTCTATATGTTTGTCCGTGACCAGCAAACTCACCAAAAAGGGGTTATCCGGTCAACTCCCAGACAAAAGAATCTAGCTGGACCTTGCTGACCTGGCATACACGTTGGACCCATCGTTCTTGGCTAGACCAGACACGGTGGCGTATACTGGATCCCATTTGCACCTCCTCTTAAGGCCAAAATTCCGACAAAATATTACAATGTCTATATAGGTAATACTCAGTCATAATCCATACCAGAAATTGCCAAAAATTTAATTAGTCAATCTTTCAACGTGTGCATCCTTACGTGGAAAATGACCTGAAAATATAGAAATTAAACAAGTCCTCCCCTTCACTTCGATTTTTGACTATAAAAGGTTGCCATTCCCAGCTGCCAAAAAACCACACACTTATCATTAACACTTTCTGAAAGTTATTCCATTTTCAAttattttctctcattgatatttcaATATCATAATGGCCATAGCTACTAGTACTGTTTCATCTCCTCTTGGCCCTCCAGCATGTGAGAAGGATGCTAAGGCCCTTCAGTTCAttgaggagatgaccagaaacgTTGATTCAGTCCAAAAAAAAGTCTTGGCTGAAATATTAAGTCGAAATGCCAATACTGAGTATCTTCAAAGATTTAAGCTTCGTGGTGGTACTGACCGTGACACATTCAAGTCCAAAGTACCAGTTGTCACATATGAGGAAATCCAACCCGATATTCAGCGTATTGCCAATGGTGATCGTTCTCCAATTTTCTCATCTCATCCCATCTCCGAGTTCCTCACCAGGTGAGATTTAATTTACCTTTCTACGAAAATAGCATGTTCATAATACTTTTGACAATCTTTCAAATTAGGTTATCTCCGGTCTAGGTTCTTGTTTTGTTGGTgtcttaaaaatataaaatagtaaTATTTGTAACTAAAGGAACTTCAACATGAGTGTTTTTATGCAATCTAAATGTCTGGTTGGTTTGGTAGCTCGGGGACATCTGCTGGTGAGAGAAAGCTGATGCCCACAATTCAAGAGGAGTTAGACCGGAGACAGCTTTTGTACAGTCTTCTAATGCCCGTCATGAATCTGTAAGTGATCTATCGGCCTAGAGCGCTATTGTTAATATGCATCCATGATTTACTTCATAAAACGTTAATGGGAGTTAGTTATGTACTACCCAAATTACTCAACTTAACCTACTCTATTATCATAGACGGATCGAGGGCGGATTCTGTGGATTTAACTGTTTTCGgctagcttgaaacatatatatgTTGAACGCACTAACTCTATATTTTTTATGTGCTCGGCTGTAGCATTAACCTACTATCaacttgaaaattatttattaacGGTAGCCTAATTATTTACACGTTATTGCAAGTAGTGACAAAAGTTTTTCAGTGATTTTGATTTTGGATTCTGGGTATCGATCAACAGGTATGTACCTGGTCTAGACAAAGGGAAGGGCTTGTACTTCCTATTTATAAAGGCAGAAACCAAGACTCCTGGTGGGCTACTTGCAAGACCAGTCCTAACAAGTTACTACAAAAGTGATCAGTTCAAGACTAGGCCATACGATCCATACAACGTGTATACAAGTCCTAATGAGGCTATTCTCTGTGTCGACTCTTTCCAGAGCATGTATACTCAAATGCTCTGTGGCCTTCTCATGAGAGAACAGGTCCTTCGAGTAGGGGCTGTTTTTGCCTCTGGTCTACTTCGTGCCATTCGTTTTCTTCAAATCAATTGGCAGACACTTGTTAAGGATATCGCATTTGGGACACTAAACACTAGAGTTTCTGACCCTTCTATCAAGGAATGCATGTCCAAAATACTTAAACCAAATCCTGAACTTGCTGAGTTCATTATCAAGGAGTGCGAAGGCCAGAATTGGGAAGGGATCATTACTAGAATTTGGCCAAATACAAAGTACTTGGATGTGATTGTGACAGGTATGTTGGCTCAGTACATTCTAGAAAATTAAATTTGCTGGTCTAAGAGACGTGCCATATCTGTTTTATTAACTTTTCAGGTTACTAACAGTATTTTTCTGTTTGTGACAGGTGCAATGGCTCAATACATCCCTACACTAGACTATTATAGTGGTGGTTTACCAAAGGCTTGTACCATGTATGCATCTTCCGAGTGTTATTTTGGCCTTAATTTGAACCCAATGTGCAAACCATCTGAAGTATGTTACACCATAATGCCTAATATGTGCTACTGTGAGTTTATCCCTCATGATCCAGTCAACCCTGCAACGATTTCTCGTGACTCACCACCCCGTCTCGTGGACCTGGCCGATGTGGAATTGGGAAAAGAATACGAGCTCGTGATCACAACCTACGCTGGATTATGTCGTTACAGAGTTGGTGACATACTCCAGGTCACTGGGTTTCACAACTCGGCTCCTCAGTTCAAATTCGTAAGGAGGAAGAATGTGCTATTGAGCATTGATTCGGACAAAACTGATGAGGCCGAGTTGCAAAATGCAGTTGAGAACGCTACGCAAATTTTGCGACCATATGACACAAGTGTGGTTGAATACACTAGCTACGCTGACACTACAACAATTCCAGGACATTATGTGATCTATTGGGAATTACTTACAAAAGACTCAAATAATTCTCCGAGTCAGGAGGTATTGAACAAATGTTGCTTGGCTATGGAAGAATCATTGAATTCAGTTTATCGACAGTGCAGAGTTGCagataattcaattggaccattGGAAATTAGAGTAGTGGAAAAGGGAACATTTGAAGAGCTAATGGACTATGCAATTTCTAGGGGTGCATCTATAAATCAGTACAAGACTCCTAGGTGCGTCAATTTTACCCCTATCTTGGAACTACTAGACTCCAGGGTAATTTCAGTGCACTTTAGTCCAACTGCTCCTCACTGGACCCCAGAACGACGACGTTTACAAGTCTGATTAAGTCAACTCAAGTCATATAGTAGATCCTTGGACTCTGTGGAGTAAATAATGGCAAGCTTCGACAGTTTCCATTAGCTAATAAGCAAGCAACTGCTCTCACTGTATTTTCTAAACtactacttcttcttcttcttcttctatttttGCCCCTCCAATCTGTTTGTAGAGTTGAACGTTCAACGTAAATTGGTCTTTGCTTATGGAAAGAGTCTTTAGTAATATATATTCTTCTGTTATCTTGATTGGTTTGAAATTGTTATCACAtgtgttttcttttattttgcgGCTTTCAGTAGATTCTCATtgtttaccaaaaaaaaaaaaaggataacaattgaatttatacacgATTTTAAAAATAAGTGATATAACATAgtacaaattgaaaaaaatatattaatattgaaattggATGTAAAAGAGAttaatgcaaaccacacgaatcgAATAGCCTTGGCCCTTGAGTTCGATCACCCCTGGACCAAGAGACGTTTCAACTGATATAGGAGCAAAGGAACATGGTAACAAGATAatgaaaactgaaaaaaaaataaatatattgctTTGTATTGTGCAAATATGATGTTCTTACAAATGAtcaaccccctttatatagtagtggagtcctactcttgatacaattctaaatacaataAGGAATCTCATGATAGGCTAAAAAATCGGCCTCTTCTTGATACGTGCCGGGATTTTCGCCGCGATCCTCGCCTGATTGCGTATATTTCGGCTTTCCGTTATTTGGCTCGGTAAGCTTCCCTCGGTCTCACTCGATCTCTatcttgctcggtctcgatcttgatcggtctctgggtcacgAGCTCGACAATCTAACTTGGCACCATGGTTCGATATAACACGAGGTTGAACCTTGACCTATTATGTTCTAGTatcgattagtcatacgaagggcatgcccggttttgaccgtatacagatagtcccctcgtttctcggaaagaagatgacgagaaacAATATGAATTTCTGAGCTCCATCTCGATGGGTAATGACGTAAGACGAACGTCACTAATACACCAGATCATGACGTAAACAATAACtcgaaacgtcccgtcggtccagttatcAAGATATTAAATGCCTGTCAGTTGTTGGTCGGACATTACCGGTTCTGAACTGTCACCAGCAAGCTATAAGTACCCTAGCTTTTTCTCATTCAAACTTTTACGTTTAAAGCTCTTCTTACTCTtgctttttcttcaaaaatccctttgCTTTATAACTTTTGCACCCAAATTTCTTGAATTCTCATCAATCCGCATACTATCTTAATTCTCTTTTCTCCTGTTCTTCAATGACGAAATCTTCTAAGACCGTACTGCAAAAGGAGGCTGCTTCTTCATCACAGCCCGCCGGCGGTGAGGCTGCGGCAGAACCTcaccctgaggaattcgttccggcAGGGTGCCCGATTGTTACTGATTTTAGGGTCGAAAAGACCTCCTCGGTAtcgggccgatgtgagccggtctcgaggtacatatgcacAATCACCGAAGGCCTCCTTACTAGGGTTAAACAGAACTGCAACTAGGTCAATAAGCATATGGTGGTTTCTGCGCCCGAGGAATCAAtcactacccatgtggaggggtttctaagtgtttacacttttCCCTTCACTTTGGGTCCCTTAGACCCCATAATCATTGCCTTTTACAAGAGGTATGATGTGACCCTCGGCCAGATCCACCCCTTCttctggagaatagtgattctcttCCGATGTTTTGTAAGCAAAATCGAGGGATGTCCCTTTAATCTCGACCACCTTATGCGCctctacagtccccgactctatcgagaggggctaatcaagcttgctcgccgagccagtaaggctctgttctcgagcatagataaAGCTCGGGACTGAGGTTGGATGTGCCTAtttgttcgagtaaggacttcggacctgatccctgctgAAGACAtgtcatttcctgagaaatggaacatgaaacgtaagtagtaCTTTGCTTAATCTCgttgcttttcttcttatttCTTTCTTCATTGATGTTTTTTGGCGTCGCAACTGTGGCCCAGATGCCGGATCCAATTCCGGAACTTAAGGAATGGGTCGAAGGCCTTGTGTTACATAGGTCTTACTCAGAGCGTGCTTGGATGGAGTTatcgaagggtcgatgggaggcccgc containing:
- the LOC104093969 gene encoding probable indole-3-acetic acid-amido synthetase GH3.1, with the protein product MAIATSTVSSPLGPPACEKDAKALQFIEEMTRNVDSVQKKVLAEILSRNANTEYLQRFKLRGGTDRDTFKSKVPVVTYEEIQPDIQRIANGDRSPIFSSHPISEFLTSSGTSAGERKLMPTIQEELDRRQLLYSLLMPVMNLYVPGLDKGKGLYFLFIKAETKTPGGLLARPVLTSYYKSDQFKTRPYDPYNVYTSPNEAILCVDSFQSMYTQMLCGLLMREQVLRVGAVFASGLLRAIRFLQINWQTLVKDIAFGTLNTRVSDPSIKECMSKILKPNPELAEFIIKECEGQNWEGIITRIWPNTKYLDVIVTGAMAQYIPTLDYYSGGLPKACTMYASSECYFGLNLNPMCKPSEVCYTIMPNMCYCEFIPHDPVNPATISRDSPPRLVDLADVELGKEYELVITTYAGLCRYRVGDILQVTGFHNSAPQFKFVRRKNVLLSIDSDKTDEAELQNAVENATQILRPYDTSVVEYTSYADTTTIPGHYVIYWELLTKDSNNSPSQEVLNKCCLAMEESLNSVYRQCRVADNSIGPLEIRVVEKGTFEELMDYAISRGASINQYKTPRCVNFTPILELLDSRVISVHFSPTAPHWTPERRRLQV